The Lagopus muta isolate bLagMut1 chromosome 4, bLagMut1 primary, whole genome shotgun sequence genome has a window encoding:
- the STOX2 gene encoding storkhead-box protein 2 isoform X3: MHSVLTSQILWILYWSMEPDHRGSGDVSPISMSPISQSQFIPLGEILCLAISAMNSARKQVTQEALMEHLTTCFPGVPTPSPEILRHTLNMLVRERKIYPTPDGYFIVTPQTYFITPSLIRTNSKWYHLDERIPDRSQCTSPQQGTITPSTSGCVRDRTLPKNHCDSCHCCREDMHSMHASTLQRKSAKDCKDSYCPPSLCQVPPTEKSKSTVNFSYKAETLTKPKDVEKQSKKFGLKLFRLSFKKDKTKQLANFSAQFPPEEWPLRDEDTPTTIPREVEMEIIRRINPDLTVENVMRHTALMKKLEEEKAQRSKAGSSAHHSGRSKKSRNHRKSHGKSRSHSKTRVSKGDPSDGSHLDIPAEREYEFYDPLTRSPREGCFIIEHKGDNFIMHSNPSMIESHFPMTPEWDVSGELAKRRTEMPFPEPSRGSSHSKVHRSHSHTQDRRSRNERSSKAKERSRSMDNSKGPLGSATLGTPEDMGEGCSPDDQTTSQTYIDDSTLRPSQSLSHQRALISSAGYKETCIPEIASGSVETPSSCSLLEQKPTENLPSYSELNSCTTKSAVDDYFQCNTSSETVLTAPSPLGKNKEDHDTLTGTDGLKKMTPSERQSQHVPREPGVHKEESPKGPSSGSAVVGQTPEVIANGRLVQHHSAESSSLDKRKEIFSKDTLFKPLHNTLSVNSFHKSSTPLLKPHQKTPSDTLPVRCEKLEQAIVTSVTQVMPVSQRQQETAGNQEASFDYYNVSDDDDSEEGTNKNAEEEKNRDDVGTMQWLLEREKERDLQRKFEKNLTLLTPKETENSNNQRATHSARLDSMDSSSITVDSGFNSPRTRESLASNTSSIVESNRRQNPALSPAHGGAGPAFSFRATADPPTSEAEKLQKPANCLQASVTSV; encoded by the exons ATGCACAGTGTTCTTACATCACAGATACTCTGGATACTGTACTGGAGCATGGAACCAGATCATAGGGGTTCAG gTGATGTATCACCAATCAGCATGTCTCCCATCAGTCAGTCACAGTTTATTCCACTTGGAGAAATCCTTTGCCTGGCCATCTCAGCAATGAACTCTGCCCGAAAACAAGTCACACAAGAAGCACTAATGGAGCACCTAACAACCTGCTTCCCAG GGGTTCCAACACCCAGTCCAGAAATCCTTCGACATACGTTGAATATGCTTGTACGGGAGAGGAAAATATACCCAACTCCAGATGGTTATTTCATTGTAACCCCGCAGACTTACTTTATAACACCATCTCTCATAAGAACTAACAGTAAATGGTACCATTTGGATGAGAGGATACCTGACAGGTCTCAATGTACCTCTCCACAACAAGGGACTATCACTCCCTCCACCTCGGGATGCGTCAGGGATCGAACACTACCCAAAAACCACTGCGACTCCTGCCATTGTTGCAGAGAAGACATGCACAGCATGCATGCATCTACCCTACAGAGGAAGTCAGCCAAGGACTGTAAAGACTCATATTGTCCTCCTTCATTATGCCAGGTCCCACCCACTGAGAAAAGTAAAAGTACTGTCAATTTTTCTTATAAGGCAGAGACGCTCACAAAGCCTAAGGATGTAGAAAAACAGTCTAAGAAATTTGGACTCAAATTATTCCGATTAAGTTTTAAGAAGGACAAGACAAAACAGTTGGCAAATTTTTCTGCCCAGTTTCCTCCAGAGGAGTGGCCACTGAGAGACGAGGACACCCCTACCACTATACCTAGAGAGGTAGAGATGGAGATTATCAGGCGCATTAACCCAGATTTGactgtggaaaatgtcatgagGCACACTGCACTAATGAAGAaacttgaagaagaaaaagctcaaCGAAGCAAAGCGGGATCTTCAGCTCACCACAGTGGACGAAGTAAAAAAAGTAGGAATCACAGAAAGTCTCATGGGAAATCGAGGTCCCACAGCAAGACTCGGGTATCCAAAGGAGATCCATCAGATGGCTCTCATTTGGATATACCTGCAGAAAGAGAGTATGAGTTCTATGATCCCTTGACTCGATCCCCACGGGAAGGCTGTTTCATAATAGAACACAAGGGAGATAATTTTATAATGCACAGCAACCCTAGCATGATTGAATCTCACTTTCCCATGACACCAGAATGGGATGTGTCTGGTGAGCTGGCcaaaagaagaactgaaatgcCTTTTCCTGAACCTTCCAGGGGAAGCTCCCACTCTAAGGTCCATCGGAGCCACAGCCATACACAGGATAGACGATCGAGGAATGAGCGGTCTAGTAAGGCTAAAGAAAGGTCTAGATCCATGGATAACTCCAAGGGACCTCTGGGCTCAGCTACTTTAGGCACTCCTGAAGACATGGGTGAAGGCTGTAGCCCAGATGACCAAACAACTAGCCAAACTTACATTGATGATAGTACTTTAAGGCCATCTCAGTCGCTCAGTCATCAAAGGGCTCTGATTTCATCTGCAGGCTACAAAGAGACTTGCATCCCTGAAATAGCTAGCGGCAGTGTAGAAACCCCCAGTTCCTGTAGTCTGTTGGAACAAAAGCCTACGGAGAATTTGCCATCGTACAGTGAGCTCAACTCCTGCACAACAAAATCTGCAGTCGATGACTATTTCCAGTGCAACACGTCCAGTGAGACTGTGCTTACTGCTCCGTCACCACTGGGAAAGAACAAAGAGGATCATGACACGCTGACAGGGACAGATGGGCTCAAAAAAATGACTCCCTCAGAAAGACAGTCTCAGCATGTTCCCAGGGAGCCTGGGGTGCACAAAGAGGAGTCCCCAAAAGGCCCAAGCAGTGGTTCAGCAGTTGTAGGCCAGACTCCAGAGGTGATTGCAAACGGACGGCTGGTTCAACACCACAGTGCTGAATCAAGCAGCCTtgataaaaggaaagaaatatttagcaAGGATACACTCTTCAAACCTCTGCACAACACTCTTTCTGTGAATAGTTTCCATAAGTCTAGCACGCCCCTGCTAAAGCCCCATCAAAAGACCCCTTCTGACACGTTACCAGTCAGATGTGAGAAACTTGAACAAGCGATAGTAACCTCAGTCACACAAGTCATGCCTGTCTCACAGAGACAGCAAGAGACAGCTGGGAACCAGGAGGCCTCGTTTGACTACTACAACGTATCTGATGATGACGACTCAGAGGAAGGAACCAACAAAAATGCCGAGGAAGAGAAGAACAGGGATGATGTTGGCACAATGCAGTGGCTcctggagagggaaaaagagagagatctGCAAAGAAAGTTTGAGAAGAATCTCACTCTTCTCACcccaaaagaaacagaaaatagcaACAACCAGAGAGCCACCCACTCAGCCCGCCTGGACAGCatggacagcagcagcattactGTGGACAGCGGGTTCAACTCTCCACG TACTCGGGAGAGCCTGGCATCCAACACTTCGAGCATTGTTGAAAGCAACAGACGTCAGAACCCTGCTCTGAGCCCAGCACACGGCGGTGCAGGCCCAGCGTTCAGCTTCCGAGCCACCGCAGACCCGCCGACAAGCgaagctgagaaactgcagaaacCAGCTAACTGCCTGCAAGCTTCTGTCACTAGTGTCTGA
- the STOX2 gene encoding storkhead-box protein 2 isoform X2 gives MKKTRSTTLRRAWPSSDFSDRASDRMRSRSEKDYRLHKHFPPAFISQASRGYMTSGDVSPISMSPISQSQFIPLGEILCLAISAMNSARKQVTQEALMEHLTTCFPGVPTPSPEILRHTLNMLVRERKIYPTPDGYFIVTPQTYFITPSLIRTNSKWYHLDERIPDRSQCTSPQQGTITPSTSGCVRDRTLPKNHCDSCHCCREDMHSMHASTLQRKSAKDCKDSYCPPSLCQVPPTEKSKSTVNFSYKAETLTKPKDVEKQSKKFGLKLFRLSFKKDKTKQLANFSAQFPPEEWPLRDEDTPTTIPREVEMEIIRRINPDLTVENVMRHTALMKKLEEEKAQRSKAGSSAHHSGRSKKSRNHRKSHGKSRSHSKTRVSKGDPSDGSHLDIPAEREYEFYDPLTRSPREGCFIIEHKGDNFIMHSNPSMIESHFPMTPEWDVSGELAKRRTEMPFPEPSRGSSHSKVHRSHSHTQDRRSRNERSSKAKERSRSMDNSKGPLGSATLGTPEDMGEGCSPDDQTTSQTYIDDSTLRPSQSLSHQRALISSAGYKETCIPEIASGSVETPSSCSLLEQKPTENLPSYSELNSCTTKSAVDDYFQCNTSSETVLTAPSPLGKNKEDHDTLTGTDGLKKMTPSERQSQHVPREPGVHKEESPKGPSSGSAVVGQTPEVIANGRLVQHHSAESSSLDKRKEIFSKDTLFKPLHNTLSVNSFHKSSTPLLKPHQKTPSDTLPVRCEKLEQAIVTSVTQVMPVSQRQQETAGNQEASFDYYNVSDDDDSEEGTNKNAEEEKNRDDVGTMQWLLEREKERDLQRKFEKNLTLLTPKETENSNNQRATHSARLDSMDSSSITVDSGFNSPRTRESLASNTSSIVESNRRQNPALSPAHGGAGPAFSFRATADPPTSEAEKLQKPANCLQASVTSV, from the exons gTGATGTATCACCAATCAGCATGTCTCCCATCAGTCAGTCACAGTTTATTCCACTTGGAGAAATCCTTTGCCTGGCCATCTCAGCAATGAACTCTGCCCGAAAACAAGTCACACAAGAAGCACTAATGGAGCACCTAACAACCTGCTTCCCAG GGGTTCCAACACCCAGTCCAGAAATCCTTCGACATACGTTGAATATGCTTGTACGGGAGAGGAAAATATACCCAACTCCAGATGGTTATTTCATTGTAACCCCGCAGACTTACTTTATAACACCATCTCTCATAAGAACTAACAGTAAATGGTACCATTTGGATGAGAGGATACCTGACAGGTCTCAATGTACCTCTCCACAACAAGGGACTATCACTCCCTCCACCTCGGGATGCGTCAGGGATCGAACACTACCCAAAAACCACTGCGACTCCTGCCATTGTTGCAGAGAAGACATGCACAGCATGCATGCATCTACCCTACAGAGGAAGTCAGCCAAGGACTGTAAAGACTCATATTGTCCTCCTTCATTATGCCAGGTCCCACCCACTGAGAAAAGTAAAAGTACTGTCAATTTTTCTTATAAGGCAGAGACGCTCACAAAGCCTAAGGATGTAGAAAAACAGTCTAAGAAATTTGGACTCAAATTATTCCGATTAAGTTTTAAGAAGGACAAGACAAAACAGTTGGCAAATTTTTCTGCCCAGTTTCCTCCAGAGGAGTGGCCACTGAGAGACGAGGACACCCCTACCACTATACCTAGAGAGGTAGAGATGGAGATTATCAGGCGCATTAACCCAGATTTGactgtggaaaatgtcatgagGCACACTGCACTAATGAAGAaacttgaagaagaaaaagctcaaCGAAGCAAAGCGGGATCTTCAGCTCACCACAGTGGACGAAGTAAAAAAAGTAGGAATCACAGAAAGTCTCATGGGAAATCGAGGTCCCACAGCAAGACTCGGGTATCCAAAGGAGATCCATCAGATGGCTCTCATTTGGATATACCTGCAGAAAGAGAGTATGAGTTCTATGATCCCTTGACTCGATCCCCACGGGAAGGCTGTTTCATAATAGAACACAAGGGAGATAATTTTATAATGCACAGCAACCCTAGCATGATTGAATCTCACTTTCCCATGACACCAGAATGGGATGTGTCTGGTGAGCTGGCcaaaagaagaactgaaatgcCTTTTCCTGAACCTTCCAGGGGAAGCTCCCACTCTAAGGTCCATCGGAGCCACAGCCATACACAGGATAGACGATCGAGGAATGAGCGGTCTAGTAAGGCTAAAGAAAGGTCTAGATCCATGGATAACTCCAAGGGACCTCTGGGCTCAGCTACTTTAGGCACTCCTGAAGACATGGGTGAAGGCTGTAGCCCAGATGACCAAACAACTAGCCAAACTTACATTGATGATAGTACTTTAAGGCCATCTCAGTCGCTCAGTCATCAAAGGGCTCTGATTTCATCTGCAGGCTACAAAGAGACTTGCATCCCTGAAATAGCTAGCGGCAGTGTAGAAACCCCCAGTTCCTGTAGTCTGTTGGAACAAAAGCCTACGGAGAATTTGCCATCGTACAGTGAGCTCAACTCCTGCACAACAAAATCTGCAGTCGATGACTATTTCCAGTGCAACACGTCCAGTGAGACTGTGCTTACTGCTCCGTCACCACTGGGAAAGAACAAAGAGGATCATGACACGCTGACAGGGACAGATGGGCTCAAAAAAATGACTCCCTCAGAAAGACAGTCTCAGCATGTTCCCAGGGAGCCTGGGGTGCACAAAGAGGAGTCCCCAAAAGGCCCAAGCAGTGGTTCAGCAGTTGTAGGCCAGACTCCAGAGGTGATTGCAAACGGACGGCTGGTTCAACACCACAGTGCTGAATCAAGCAGCCTtgataaaaggaaagaaatatttagcaAGGATACACTCTTCAAACCTCTGCACAACACTCTTTCTGTGAATAGTTTCCATAAGTCTAGCACGCCCCTGCTAAAGCCCCATCAAAAGACCCCTTCTGACACGTTACCAGTCAGATGTGAGAAACTTGAACAAGCGATAGTAACCTCAGTCACACAAGTCATGCCTGTCTCACAGAGACAGCAAGAGACAGCTGGGAACCAGGAGGCCTCGTTTGACTACTACAACGTATCTGATGATGACGACTCAGAGGAAGGAACCAACAAAAATGCCGAGGAAGAGAAGAACAGGGATGATGTTGGCACAATGCAGTGGCTcctggagagggaaaaagagagagatctGCAAAGAAAGTTTGAGAAGAATCTCACTCTTCTCACcccaaaagaaacagaaaatagcaACAACCAGAGAGCCACCCACTCAGCCCGCCTGGACAGCatggacagcagcagcattactGTGGACAGCGGGTTCAACTCTCCACG TACTCGGGAGAGCCTGGCATCCAACACTTCGAGCATTGTTGAAAGCAACAGACGTCAGAACCCTGCTCTGAGCCCAGCACACGGCGGTGCAGGCCCAGCGTTCAGCTTCCGAGCCACCGCAGACCCGCCGACAAGCgaagctgagaaactgcagaaacCAGCTAACTGCCTGCAAGCTTCTGTCACTAGTGTCTGA
- the STOX2 gene encoding storkhead-box protein 2 isoform X5, producing the protein MHPVQQRHGDIPCGDVSPISMSPISQSQFIPLGEILCLAISAMNSARKQVTQEALMEHLTTCFPGVPTPSPEILRHTLNMLVRERKIYPTPDGYFIVTPQTYFITPSLIRTNSKWYHLDERIPDRSQCTSPQQGTITPSTSGCVRDRTLPKNHCDSCHCCREDMHSMHASTLQRKSAKDCKDSYCPPSLCQVPPTEKSKSTVNFSYKAETLTKPKDVEKQSKKFGLKLFRLSFKKDKTKQLANFSAQFPPEEWPLRDEDTPTTIPREVEMEIIRRINPDLTVENVMRHTALMKKLEEEKAQRSKAGSSAHHSGRSKKSRNHRKSHGKSRSHSKTRVSKGDPSDGSHLDIPAEREYEFYDPLTRSPREGCFIIEHKGDNFIMHSNPSMIESHFPMTPEWDVSGELAKRRTEMPFPEPSRGSSHSKVHRSHSHTQDRRSRNERSSKAKERSRSMDNSKGPLGSATLGTPEDMGEGCSPDDQTTSQTYIDDSTLRPSQSLSHQRALISSAGYKETCIPEIASGSVETPSSCSLLEQKPTENLPSYSELNSCTTKSAVDDYFQCNTSSETVLTAPSPLGKNKEDHDTLTGTDGLKKMTPSERQSQHVPREPGVHKEESPKGPSSGSAVVGQTPEVIANGRLVQHHSAESSSLDKRKEIFSKDTLFKPLHNTLSVNSFHKSSTPLLKPHQKTPSDTLPVRCEKLEQAIVTSVTQVMPVSQRQQETAGNQEASFDYYNVSDDDDSEEGTNKNAEEEKNRDDVGTMQWLLEREKERDLQRKFEKNLTLLTPKETENSNNQRATHSARLDSMDSSSITVDSGFNSPRTRESLASNTSSIVESNRRQNPALSPAHGGAGPAFSFRATADPPTSEAEKLQKPANCLQASVTSV; encoded by the exons ATGCATCCAGTACAACAGAGGCATGGGGATATTCCCTGTG gTGATGTATCACCAATCAGCATGTCTCCCATCAGTCAGTCACAGTTTATTCCACTTGGAGAAATCCTTTGCCTGGCCATCTCAGCAATGAACTCTGCCCGAAAACAAGTCACACAAGAAGCACTAATGGAGCACCTAACAACCTGCTTCCCAG GGGTTCCAACACCCAGTCCAGAAATCCTTCGACATACGTTGAATATGCTTGTACGGGAGAGGAAAATATACCCAACTCCAGATGGTTATTTCATTGTAACCCCGCAGACTTACTTTATAACACCATCTCTCATAAGAACTAACAGTAAATGGTACCATTTGGATGAGAGGATACCTGACAGGTCTCAATGTACCTCTCCACAACAAGGGACTATCACTCCCTCCACCTCGGGATGCGTCAGGGATCGAACACTACCCAAAAACCACTGCGACTCCTGCCATTGTTGCAGAGAAGACATGCACAGCATGCATGCATCTACCCTACAGAGGAAGTCAGCCAAGGACTGTAAAGACTCATATTGTCCTCCTTCATTATGCCAGGTCCCACCCACTGAGAAAAGTAAAAGTACTGTCAATTTTTCTTATAAGGCAGAGACGCTCACAAAGCCTAAGGATGTAGAAAAACAGTCTAAGAAATTTGGACTCAAATTATTCCGATTAAGTTTTAAGAAGGACAAGACAAAACAGTTGGCAAATTTTTCTGCCCAGTTTCCTCCAGAGGAGTGGCCACTGAGAGACGAGGACACCCCTACCACTATACCTAGAGAGGTAGAGATGGAGATTATCAGGCGCATTAACCCAGATTTGactgtggaaaatgtcatgagGCACACTGCACTAATGAAGAaacttgaagaagaaaaagctcaaCGAAGCAAAGCGGGATCTTCAGCTCACCACAGTGGACGAAGTAAAAAAAGTAGGAATCACAGAAAGTCTCATGGGAAATCGAGGTCCCACAGCAAGACTCGGGTATCCAAAGGAGATCCATCAGATGGCTCTCATTTGGATATACCTGCAGAAAGAGAGTATGAGTTCTATGATCCCTTGACTCGATCCCCACGGGAAGGCTGTTTCATAATAGAACACAAGGGAGATAATTTTATAATGCACAGCAACCCTAGCATGATTGAATCTCACTTTCCCATGACACCAGAATGGGATGTGTCTGGTGAGCTGGCcaaaagaagaactgaaatgcCTTTTCCTGAACCTTCCAGGGGAAGCTCCCACTCTAAGGTCCATCGGAGCCACAGCCATACACAGGATAGACGATCGAGGAATGAGCGGTCTAGTAAGGCTAAAGAAAGGTCTAGATCCATGGATAACTCCAAGGGACCTCTGGGCTCAGCTACTTTAGGCACTCCTGAAGACATGGGTGAAGGCTGTAGCCCAGATGACCAAACAACTAGCCAAACTTACATTGATGATAGTACTTTAAGGCCATCTCAGTCGCTCAGTCATCAAAGGGCTCTGATTTCATCTGCAGGCTACAAAGAGACTTGCATCCCTGAAATAGCTAGCGGCAGTGTAGAAACCCCCAGTTCCTGTAGTCTGTTGGAACAAAAGCCTACGGAGAATTTGCCATCGTACAGTGAGCTCAACTCCTGCACAACAAAATCTGCAGTCGATGACTATTTCCAGTGCAACACGTCCAGTGAGACTGTGCTTACTGCTCCGTCACCACTGGGAAAGAACAAAGAGGATCATGACACGCTGACAGGGACAGATGGGCTCAAAAAAATGACTCCCTCAGAAAGACAGTCTCAGCATGTTCCCAGGGAGCCTGGGGTGCACAAAGAGGAGTCCCCAAAAGGCCCAAGCAGTGGTTCAGCAGTTGTAGGCCAGACTCCAGAGGTGATTGCAAACGGACGGCTGGTTCAACACCACAGTGCTGAATCAAGCAGCCTtgataaaaggaaagaaatatttagcaAGGATACACTCTTCAAACCTCTGCACAACACTCTTTCTGTGAATAGTTTCCATAAGTCTAGCACGCCCCTGCTAAAGCCCCATCAAAAGACCCCTTCTGACACGTTACCAGTCAGATGTGAGAAACTTGAACAAGCGATAGTAACCTCAGTCACACAAGTCATGCCTGTCTCACAGAGACAGCAAGAGACAGCTGGGAACCAGGAGGCCTCGTTTGACTACTACAACGTATCTGATGATGACGACTCAGAGGAAGGAACCAACAAAAATGCCGAGGAAGAGAAGAACAGGGATGATGTTGGCACAATGCAGTGGCTcctggagagggaaaaagagagagatctGCAAAGAAAGTTTGAGAAGAATCTCACTCTTCTCACcccaaaagaaacagaaaatagcaACAACCAGAGAGCCACCCACTCAGCCCGCCTGGACAGCatggacagcagcagcattactGTGGACAGCGGGTTCAACTCTCCACG TACTCGGGAGAGCCTGGCATCCAACACTTCGAGCATTGTTGAAAGCAACAGACGTCAGAACCCTGCTCTGAGCCCAGCACACGGCGGTGCAGGCCCAGCGTTCAGCTTCCGAGCCACCGCAGACCCGCCGACAAGCgaagctgagaaactgcagaaacCAGCTAACTGCCTGCAAGCTTCTGTCACTAGTGTCTGA
- the STOX2 gene encoding storkhead-box protein 2 isoform X4, whose protein sequence is MNQEKEIYISGNTQEKCDVSPISMSPISQSQFIPLGEILCLAISAMNSARKQVTQEALMEHLTTCFPGVPTPSPEILRHTLNMLVRERKIYPTPDGYFIVTPQTYFITPSLIRTNSKWYHLDERIPDRSQCTSPQQGTITPSTSGCVRDRTLPKNHCDSCHCCREDMHSMHASTLQRKSAKDCKDSYCPPSLCQVPPTEKSKSTVNFSYKAETLTKPKDVEKQSKKFGLKLFRLSFKKDKTKQLANFSAQFPPEEWPLRDEDTPTTIPREVEMEIIRRINPDLTVENVMRHTALMKKLEEEKAQRSKAGSSAHHSGRSKKSRNHRKSHGKSRSHSKTRVSKGDPSDGSHLDIPAEREYEFYDPLTRSPREGCFIIEHKGDNFIMHSNPSMIESHFPMTPEWDVSGELAKRRTEMPFPEPSRGSSHSKVHRSHSHTQDRRSRNERSSKAKERSRSMDNSKGPLGSATLGTPEDMGEGCSPDDQTTSQTYIDDSTLRPSQSLSHQRALISSAGYKETCIPEIASGSVETPSSCSLLEQKPTENLPSYSELNSCTTKSAVDDYFQCNTSSETVLTAPSPLGKNKEDHDTLTGTDGLKKMTPSERQSQHVPREPGVHKEESPKGPSSGSAVVGQTPEVIANGRLVQHHSAESSSLDKRKEIFSKDTLFKPLHNTLSVNSFHKSSTPLLKPHQKTPSDTLPVRCEKLEQAIVTSVTQVMPVSQRQQETAGNQEASFDYYNVSDDDDSEEGTNKNAEEEKNRDDVGTMQWLLEREKERDLQRKFEKNLTLLTPKETENSNNQRATHSARLDSMDSSSITVDSGFNSPRTRESLASNTSSIVESNRRQNPALSPAHGGAGPAFSFRATADPPTSEAEKLQKPANCLQASVTSV, encoded by the exons ATGAaccaagaaaaggaaatttacATTTCAGGAAATACTCAGGAGAAAT gTGATGTATCACCAATCAGCATGTCTCCCATCAGTCAGTCACAGTTTATTCCACTTGGAGAAATCCTTTGCCTGGCCATCTCAGCAATGAACTCTGCCCGAAAACAAGTCACACAAGAAGCACTAATGGAGCACCTAACAACCTGCTTCCCAG GGGTTCCAACACCCAGTCCAGAAATCCTTCGACATACGTTGAATATGCTTGTACGGGAGAGGAAAATATACCCAACTCCAGATGGTTATTTCATTGTAACCCCGCAGACTTACTTTATAACACCATCTCTCATAAGAACTAACAGTAAATGGTACCATTTGGATGAGAGGATACCTGACAGGTCTCAATGTACCTCTCCACAACAAGGGACTATCACTCCCTCCACCTCGGGATGCGTCAGGGATCGAACACTACCCAAAAACCACTGCGACTCCTGCCATTGTTGCAGAGAAGACATGCACAGCATGCATGCATCTACCCTACAGAGGAAGTCAGCCAAGGACTGTAAAGACTCATATTGTCCTCCTTCATTATGCCAGGTCCCACCCACTGAGAAAAGTAAAAGTACTGTCAATTTTTCTTATAAGGCAGAGACGCTCACAAAGCCTAAGGATGTAGAAAAACAGTCTAAGAAATTTGGACTCAAATTATTCCGATTAAGTTTTAAGAAGGACAAGACAAAACAGTTGGCAAATTTTTCTGCCCAGTTTCCTCCAGAGGAGTGGCCACTGAGAGACGAGGACACCCCTACCACTATACCTAGAGAGGTAGAGATGGAGATTATCAGGCGCATTAACCCAGATTTGactgtggaaaatgtcatgagGCACACTGCACTAATGAAGAaacttgaagaagaaaaagctcaaCGAAGCAAAGCGGGATCTTCAGCTCACCACAGTGGACGAAGTAAAAAAAGTAGGAATCACAGAAAGTCTCATGGGAAATCGAGGTCCCACAGCAAGACTCGGGTATCCAAAGGAGATCCATCAGATGGCTCTCATTTGGATATACCTGCAGAAAGAGAGTATGAGTTCTATGATCCCTTGACTCGATCCCCACGGGAAGGCTGTTTCATAATAGAACACAAGGGAGATAATTTTATAATGCACAGCAACCCTAGCATGATTGAATCTCACTTTCCCATGACACCAGAATGGGATGTGTCTGGTGAGCTGGCcaaaagaagaactgaaatgcCTTTTCCTGAACCTTCCAGGGGAAGCTCCCACTCTAAGGTCCATCGGAGCCACAGCCATACACAGGATAGACGATCGAGGAATGAGCGGTCTAGTAAGGCTAAAGAAAGGTCTAGATCCATGGATAACTCCAAGGGACCTCTGGGCTCAGCTACTTTAGGCACTCCTGAAGACATGGGTGAAGGCTGTAGCCCAGATGACCAAACAACTAGCCAAACTTACATTGATGATAGTACTTTAAGGCCATCTCAGTCGCTCAGTCATCAAAGGGCTCTGATTTCATCTGCAGGCTACAAAGAGACTTGCATCCCTGAAATAGCTAGCGGCAGTGTAGAAACCCCCAGTTCCTGTAGTCTGTTGGAACAAAAGCCTACGGAGAATTTGCCATCGTACAGTGAGCTCAACTCCTGCACAACAAAATCTGCAGTCGATGACTATTTCCAGTGCAACACGTCCAGTGAGACTGTGCTTACTGCTCCGTCACCACTGGGAAAGAACAAAGAGGATCATGACACGCTGACAGGGACAGATGGGCTCAAAAAAATGACTCCCTCAGAAAGACAGTCTCAGCATGTTCCCAGGGAGCCTGGGGTGCACAAAGAGGAGTCCCCAAAAGGCCCAAGCAGTGGTTCAGCAGTTGTAGGCCAGACTCCAGAGGTGATTGCAAACGGACGGCTGGTTCAACACCACAGTGCTGAATCAAGCAGCCTtgataaaaggaaagaaatatttagcaAGGATACACTCTTCAAACCTCTGCACAACACTCTTTCTGTGAATAGTTTCCATAAGTCTAGCACGCCCCTGCTAAAGCCCCATCAAAAGACCCCTTCTGACACGTTACCAGTCAGATGTGAGAAACTTGAACAAGCGATAGTAACCTCAGTCACACAAGTCATGCCTGTCTCACAGAGACAGCAAGAGACAGCTGGGAACCAGGAGGCCTCGTTTGACTACTACAACGTATCTGATGATGACGACTCAGAGGAAGGAACCAACAAAAATGCCGAGGAAGAGAAGAACAGGGATGATGTTGGCACAATGCAGTGGCTcctggagagggaaaaagagagagatctGCAAAGAAAGTTTGAGAAGAATCTCACTCTTCTCACcccaaaagaaacagaaaatagcaACAACCAGAGAGCCACCCACTCAGCCCGCCTGGACAGCatggacagcagcagcattactGTGGACAGCGGGTTCAACTCTCCACG TACTCGGGAGAGCCTGGCATCCAACACTTCGAGCATTGTTGAAAGCAACAGACGTCAGAACCCTGCTCTGAGCCCAGCACACGGCGGTGCAGGCCCAGCGTTCAGCTTCCGAGCCACCGCAGACCCGCCGACAAGCgaagctgagaaactgcagaaacCAGCTAACTGCCTGCAAGCTTCTGTCACTAGTGTCTGA